A stretch of Bacillus pseudomycoides DNA encodes these proteins:
- a CDS encoding NUDIX hydrolase has product MKLKPSSGYKKENQHYILRPSCYAVIFNEHYTKIAIIKKGTRFFLPGGGMEQSETKELCLHRELAEELGWDIEIQHYIGNAERYFYAENEDTYYLNDGYFYICKKMQTQHMASEQDHILHWLSPSEAQHLLTHEHQQWAVKQALAFKK; this is encoded by the coding sequence ATGAAACTAAAGCCCAGTTCTGGTTATAAAAAGGAGAACCAACACTATATATTACGTCCTAGTTGCTATGCTGTTATCTTTAATGAGCATTATACGAAAATAGCAATTATTAAAAAAGGAACTCGATTTTTTTTACCTGGAGGTGGCATGGAGCAAAGTGAAACAAAAGAATTATGTTTACACCGTGAACTTGCAGAAGAGCTCGGTTGGGATATTGAAATTCAGCACTATATCGGCAATGCTGAGCGATACTTTTATGCTGAAAATGAAGATACATACTACTTAAATGACGGATATTTTTACATTTGTAAAAAAATGCAAACACAACATATGGCCTCGGAACAAGATCATATTTTACATTGGCTCTCCCCTTCTGAAGCTCAACATCTACTTACACATGAACATCAACAATGGGCTGTGAAACAAGCTCTAGCATTCAAAAAATAA